GGCTGGTTGGCGACGATGCCCACGACCGCGCCGTCGAGGCGGGCGAAGCCGACGACGATGTTGCCGGCCCACTGCTCGTGGATCTCGAAGAACTCGCCGTTGTCGACGACGGAGTGGATGACGTCCTTGATGTCGTAGGGCGAACGCGGATCGTCGGGGACGACGGAGTTCAGCGACTCGTCCATGCGGTTCGGATCGTCGCCCGTGTCCTGCTTCGGCGGATCCTCGAGGTTGTTCGCCGGCAGGTAGGCCATCAGGGCCCGCACCTGCTCGAACAGGTCGTCCTCGTCCTCGGCCACGACGTGGCAGACGCCGCTCTTCGCCGCGTGCGGCTTGGCGCCGCCCAACTCGGCCTGCGTCACGTCCTCGCGGGTCACCGACTTCACGACTTCGGGGCCCGTGATGAACATGTACGAGGTGTTCTTGGTCATGAAGATGAAGTCGGTCAGCGCCGGGCTGTAGACCGCGCCGCCGGCGCAGGGGCCGAGGATCAGGCTGATCTGCGGGATCACGCCCGAGGCCATCGTGTTGCGCAGGAAGATGTCGGAGTAGCCGGCGAGGGCCAGCACGCCTTCCTGAATCCGGGCGCCGCCGGAGTCGTTCAGGCCGATGATCGGGCAGCCGTTCTTGAGCGCGGCTTCCATCACCTTGCAGATCTTGGCCGCGTGGGTCGCGCCCAGGCTGCCGCCGAGGACCGTGAAGTCCTGGCTGTAGACGTAGACCTGCCGGCCTTCGATCATGCCCCAGCCCGTGACGCAGCTGTCGCCGAGGAACGTCTTCCCGGCGAGGCCGAAGTCCGTGCAGCTGTGGGTGACGAAGCGGTCGATCTCGTGGAACGACCCCTTGTCGAGCAGCGCCTCGAGCCGCTCGCGCGCCGTCTTCTTGCCCTTGGCGTGCTGCGCGTCGATGCGTTCTTGGCCGCCGCCCTGCAGTCCCTGCTCTTTCTTCTGCCGCAGGGCCTCGATCTTCGAGAGAGTAGCCATCGAGCCTCCTGGAGTGCGCCTCGTGGGCATGGTCGGATCACTGCCGTCGCACAAATATGCCGCGCGGGGTGAGTTCGCGCGGGCACGGGCGCCGTGTTTGCCGTGAAGAAATACGCGATCCGTCGTCCGCCGCGCCGCTCGTCGTCGCCGCGATGGCGGCGACCGCGCGGGCCGGAAACCGCAACATCTTACATGGCGCCCCAAGGGGCGGCCAGACGCGCGGCGCGGTCGTTCGGCGGCGGGATGCGCCGCCTCGACGGCCGCCCGGAGCGGCTTCCCCGCCGCCGCCTCCGGCGTATCGTAAAACCGGTCGCGACCGGCGACGGAGGATCGTCATGCCCCGCCTCGAATTCGAAACGCGCCTCGCCGCCGCGCCGGCCGAAGTCTTTTCGTGGCACGTTCGCCCCGGCGCGGCGACGCGCCTGCTCCCGCCGTGGCGTCGGGCGCGCGTCCTGCGCGACGACGGGGTGCGGGAAGGGACGCGGACGGCGGCGGAGCTGCGGTTCGGCGGGATGCGCCGCCGCCTGCTGGCGCGGTGCGTCGAGGTCGATCCGGACCGGCGCTTCGTCGTCGTCCAGGAACGGGGCCCGTTCGCGAGCTTCCGGCACGAAGTGCTCCTCGCCCCCGCGGACGGCGGAACGGCGCTCGTCGATCGGCTGGACTACGAGCTGCCGTGGGGCGCGGCGGGCCGCGTCGCCGCGGGCCGGGCGGTCGAGCGCGAGCTTCGGCGCATGTTCGAGCATCGGCGCCGCCGGGCCGCGGACGACATCGCCAGGCTGCAGGCGACGCCGCCGCCGGCGCGCGTCGTGGTCGGCGGGGCGTCGGGCCTCGTCGGCCGGCAGGTCGCGGCGTTCCTGCGGGCGGGCGGTTCGCGCGTGGCCGCGCTCGTCCGCCGCGAGCCGGAGTTCGGCGACGACGCCGTCTTCTACGACCCGCGGCGCGGGATTCTGGATCCGGCGGCCCTCGCCGGCGCCGACGCGGTCGTCCATCTCGCGGGGGCGCCGATCGCGGCGCGTTGGACGGCGCGGCGGAAGCGGGAGATCGAGGAGAGCCGCGTGGCCTCGACGCGGCTGGTGTGCGAGGCGCTGGCCAAGGCGCCGCGGCGGCCGCGCGCGCTGGTCGTCGCCTCGGCGATCGGCTACTACGGCGCGGGGCCGGGGGACGTCGAGTTCGACGAGGACTCGCCGGCCGGCGCCGACTTCCTC
The sequence above is a segment of the bacterium genome. Coding sequences within it:
- a CDS encoding acyl-CoA carboxylase subunit beta, with translation MATLSKIEALRQKKEQGLQGGGQERIDAQHAKGKKTARERLEALLDKGSFHEIDRFVTHSCTDFGLAGKTFLGDSCVTGWGMIEGRQVYVYSQDFTVLGGSLGATHAAKICKVMEAALKNGCPIIGLNDSGGARIQEGVLALAGYSDIFLRNTMASGVIPQISLILGPCAGGAVYSPALTDFIFMTKNTSYMFITGPEVVKSVTREDVTQAELGGAKPHAAKSGVCHVVAEDEDDLFEQVRALMAYLPANNLEDPPKQDTGDDPNRMDESLNSVVPDDPRSPYDIKDVIHSVVDNGEFFEIHEQWAGNIVVGFARLDGAVVGIVANQPIVLAGVLDIKASIKGARFVRFCDAFNIPIVTFEDVPGFMPGVDQEHGGIIVHGAKLIHAYCEATVPKLTVITRKAYGGAYCVMSSKHLRGDFNAAWPSAEIAVMGPDGAVNIVFRKEIEKAADPAERRAELIKEYADKFANPYVAASRGFLDDVIEPKETRPKLIAALKACQNKRDTNPPRKHNTMPL
- a CDS encoding TIGR01777 family oxidoreductase, producing MPRLEFETRLAAAPAEVFSWHVRPGAATRLLPPWRRARVLRDDGVREGTRTAAELRFGGMRRRLLARCVEVDPDRRFVVVQERGPFASFRHEVLLAPADGGTALVDRLDYELPWGAAGRVAAGRAVERELRRMFEHRRRRAADDIARLQATPPPARVVVGGASGLVGRQVAAFLRAGGSRVAALVRREPEFGDDAVFYDPRRGILDPAALAGADAVVHLAGAPIAARWTARRKREIEESRVASTRLVCEALAKAPRRPRALVVASAIGYYGAGPGDVEFDEDSPAGADFLADVCRSWEAATLPAEEAGVRVVRLRLGMVVAAAGGALAKMLPAFRCGLGGPFGDGRQWVSWIALDDVVGAVAACLGDERLQGAVNAVAPGAATNAEFARALGRALGRPAALPAPAAAVRFLFGEMGETMLLRGARVRARRLAASGFPFLRPTLESAFAAELGLPAPR